DNA from Gracilinanus agilis isolate LMUSP501 chromosome 3, AgileGrace, whole genome shotgun sequence:
TCTTACATCAGGGGTCGGCTACGTAttgctctttctgcaggagccataaagtcaatttttttttttcaggcactgttacaggagcgtgcactgtgagcactctacaggtctcacaaaattacattttaaaaaatgtggcgtttatggctctcacggccaaaatggTTGCCAATCCGTTTTAGATCAATGGCTGCCCAGTGCTGACAAAAATTAAGTCCAACTTTCTTAGCTTGGCTGGTCCTCCtccattttgtcttctcttttccttagGCTAGATTGCAGCCAAACATTTATTTCCTGAATACAACTATTTTTTGGGTTCCTCTTCCCTTTGCTCATTATGGCTTCCccaaaaatcaagaatatgatTTCCTGCCTTTCATACCATCTTAAAGAATAAATCTCAGgaattggaaaaggcttcttagAAATTCTCTGATCTAGACCCTTGTcttgaagacaaaaaaattaaatccaatttataaataaattataaaggtGAAGCAATCAAAACCTGGGGAGATTAAACTTCATAGAACATACTATATGTAAATCACATGCTGTTCAGTtccaaaatgactaaataattgtATATTTAAAGAATCATAAAGCAAAATATAGCTTTAATCAACTTAAGATTGTTTCCTCTGACAGGATGCAAGACAAACAATCAGTTTGCTTGAGTTTTAAAAGGATATTTCTTCTACCCCACTTGAATGACCAATAAAGACATGATATGTGTCTAATTGGTAAAGtgaaagaggggaagagataaCTTAGGATCACCAAGTTTTAAGATACTCTAAGTTACTTACTTAACCTGTTTGTTTACAACAATGCCTACAGCATGCTGAGTGACATTATAGACCCGTCCAGTCTTGCCATGGTAACATTTGTGGGGCATTCCCTGCTGAACTGTGCCCATACCCTGGAAGGCAGAGTGGAAAAAAACAGCGAACTCTTAACACATAATACCttcaatataaattatatattggcataatatatataaattagtcCCTTAAATATAAATTAGTCATTTTCAttcaaatgataaaattttatttagcatGAATTACATTAATGGTAACCTAATGAGCTTTCAGAGCCGgtgaagttgttttcattttactCATTAGAAAAGCAATCATATGAGACAATCATCATCAAGCTCCAGTGCTAATAAATAAACCAAGTAATAGACACAACCAAAATATCTCTCAATAAGGCAGGAGTGAAACTGAGGTGGTGGAAATAAGCTTCATTTACTCAACAGATACTAGATCAAATCAAATTTCACAACTTACCTTGATATCTACAATATCACCCTTCTTGTATATTCGCATATACGTAGCCAAAGGAACTACACCtgtgaaaatatatttccatacccACACGTTAAAAAAAGCTCATTAGAAAATATTTCAACTCATAAAAACTTTCATAATCAAGACTTCTAAAGACCTAGTCTCAATCAGAAAAACTGAAGGAATTTATAAAGCCAATGTTCAATTACTACTATTCTTCTAAGTAAAATGTAGCTATTTTATTACTCAAATTTCAAAACAAGACACTGATCAATAGGTAACCTGAAAGctaattttaatagttttaatcattaaaaaattagtattttatgCATTAAGCACAAATTACTCCCTGCATCAACTTTCAATCCAGTATTATATACTTACCATGTTTTCTAAAGGGTCTAGAAAACATGTAGCGCgtccccctcctctttccttttgtgTTTGTCATTTTGGCAACTCACtgcaacaaataaatataaatgttatttcaaaAACATACAGTCACCAGATATTATCAGACAACATACAatcaaatttaagaaaaaaattttctactAATTCAGGCTCTTGGAACAAAGGCCAGGGTTAAAATACATGGCTGTGCCACTTAACCCCTCCAACCTTTAGCTGGATAATATGGAAAACGGAATATTTGTATTAcctgtcatctagtccaacccttatttaaaaggaagtggaaaaaaaatgctctacCGAAGGTCACATAGGCTAATGTTCTTTCCAATAAAACTATGagcaaagagctttataaattaGTTTTATGTAAATGTAAACTATAATCATTCACTAGATCTTCTAAGTCTTTCctgaactttattttctttttagttttttgtttcttttttttggggggggtaagGAGAGAGGGTGAGAAAAAGAttcatggaggttaaatgacttacttaagttcataaataaaaatcattccaactttatttttattttaaaacccttaccacctttggtcttggaatcaatactgggtattggttccaaggcagaaaagcggtaaggactaggcaatgaatgggggttaagtgacttgcccagggtcacatagctaggaagtatctgaggccagatttgaacccagaacctcccatctctgggcctggctctcaatccactgagccacccagctgcccctataaataaaaatcattcaaCTTTAATACACAGATAAGAGCTCTTCAGGTCATCTAGCaacataacataaaatacttcGTAAATATAAGCATCCTGTCTCTCACCTTTTACACTCTCTAGTTTCCTTTAGAATTAGTTGTAGCTACATACCTAAGATTTGTCCCGATTCCCCTTAATTACAACtaccatcattttcattttccttaaattACCAAATATATGTCTGCAAACTGCCATTAGAAAGTAGGCTACCAAGAGTACTCTGTAGCTGTCTCATGTAAATagtatttatctaattattataattactagACCCCTCACTGGGAACCAAGCTTTGCTTAAGACAATATCTGCCAAAATCCTTTTACTCAaaaatcaattacatttaatTATAACAGACTACACTTATTAGCTTAATACACCTTGAAAATAGTTCAACAAAAATAACTTTACATACTCCACTAAATGTTACTGTGACAACCTACCACTAAGATTAACTTTTCTTCCTAGTAGTACTTTTATATTAGgcgaaaaaaaattacatgacaTCTTTTAAGCTCTACCAAT
Protein-coding regions in this window:
- the RPL21 gene encoding 60S ribosomal protein L21 — encoded protein: MTNTKGKRRGTRYMFSRPFRKHGVVPLATYMRIYKKGDIVDIKGMGTVQQGMPHKCYHGKTGRVYNVTQHAVGIVVNKQVKGKILAKRINVRIEHIKHSKSRDSFLKRVKENDQKKKEAKEKGTWVQLKRQPAPPREAHFVRTNGKEPELLEPIPYEFMA